The proteins below come from a single Oncorhynchus keta strain PuntledgeMale-10-30-2019 chromosome 1, Oket_V2, whole genome shotgun sequence genomic window:
- the LOC118362139 gene encoding E-selectin-like isoform X3: MLWRFTCRRVSHFNLTMDFCSASQQTRSPSSWITLFLLYSIVTMCTRVEGWSYHHSNKTMNWDTARKWCTEHYTDMVAIQNRGEISHLNSILPRQTNYYWIGIRKVDDVWTWVGTNKTLTKEAENWADGEPNNGGNNEDCVEMYIKREKDTGKWNDESCMKKKTALCFTASCQSDSCYHGECVETINSHHCKCFEGFYGEQCEHVVECKMEGVTVPAKASVSCSHPNGYFSFDSTCQYSCEEGYRLSSSGPVRCTASESWSEQPPTCELVLCSELYEPGKGSMACSHPLGSFSYLSTCTFTCEEGYERLASSSATLQCGASGQWNDSQSQCIAVSCPTLQQPQDGAISCGEDFTYGSSCNFSCSEGYLLKGAITLTCTSAAEWSEEIPHCEVVSCSELYEPGKGSMACSHPLGSFSYLSTCTFTCEEGYERLASSSATLQCGASGQWNDSQPQCIAVSCPTLQQPQDGAISCGEDFTYGSSCNFSCSEGYLLKGAITLTCTSAAEWSEEIPHCEVVLCSELYEPGKGSMACSHPLGSFSYLSTCTFTCEEGYERLASSSATLQCGASGQWNDSQPQCIAVSCPTLQQPQDGAISCGEDFTYGSSCNFSCSEGYLLKGAITLTCTSAAEWSEEIPHCEAVQCPSPVVPLGGQVSCEAPSHPWGSVCNFSCDEGYDHQGAPNMQCLRSGEWSAETPTCTATPEPPLNPTILGLAAGGAVSLSGLSLAAWLLKRIRQKANKFDLNSTSDIEEPLQTYRNSIDSLI; the protein is encoded by the exons ATGCTTTGGAGATTTACCTGCAGAAGAGTATCACATTTTAATCTTACAATG GACTTCTGCTCTGCATCACAGCAAACCAGAAGCCCCAGCTCATGGATCACCCTCTTCCTCCTGTACTCAA TTGTCACCATGTGCACTAGAGTAGAGGGCTGGTCCTACCATCACTCCAACAAAACTATGAACTGGGACACTGCTAGAAAGTGGTGCACGGAGCACTACACTGACATGGTGGCCATCCAGAACCGTGGAGAGATCTCCCACCTTAACAGCATCCTGCCCAGGCAAACCAACTATTACTGGATAGGGATCCGTAAGGTGGACGACGTGTGGACCTGGGTGGGGACCAATAAGACCCTGACTAAAGAGGCAGAGAACTGGGCAGACGGGGAACCCAACAACGGGGGGAACAACGAGGACTGTGTGGAGATGTACATcaagagagagaaggacacaGGGAAGTGGAACGACGAGTCCTGTATGAAGAAGAAGACGGCTCTGTGCTTCACAGCCTCGTGTCAGAGCGACTCATGTTACCATGGAGAGTGTGTGGAGACCATCAACAGCCACCACTGTAAATGCTTTGAGGGCTTCTACGGAGAGCAGTGTGAACACG TTGTTGAATGTAAGATGGAGGGGGTCACTGTCCCTGCTAAAGCCAGTGTCAGTTGCTCTCACCCCAATGGGTATTTCTCCTTTGACTCGACGTGTCAGTATTCCTGTGAAGAGGGGTACCGGCTGAGCAGCTCCGGGCCTGTGAGATGCACAGCCTCAGAATCATGGTCAGAACAGCCTCCCACCTGTGAAT TGGTCTTATGCAGTGAGCTGTATGAACCTGGGAAGGGTTCCATGGCCTGCTCCCATCCCCTGGGCTCCTTCAGCTACCTGTCCACCTGTACCTTTACCTGTGAGGAGGGCTATGAGAGGCTGGCCTCCAGCTCTGCTACCCTGCAGTGTGGAGCCTCGGGACAGTGGAACGACTCACAGTCACAGTGTATTG CTGTAAGCTGCCCTACCCTCCAGCAGCCACAAGATGGCGCTATCAGCTGTGGAGAAGACTTCACCTATGGAAGCAGCTGTAACTTTAGCTGCTCTGAGGGTTATCTCCTCAAGGGGGCGATCACGCTGACCTGCACATCAGCTGCTGAGTGGAGTGAGGAGATACCACACTGTGAAG TGGTCTCATGCAGTGAGCTGTATGAACCTGGGAAGGGTTCCATGGCCTGCTCCCATCCCCTGGGCTCCTTCAGCTACCTGTCCACCTGTACCTTTACCTGTGAGGAGGGCTATGAGAGGCTGGCCTCCAGCTCTGCTACCCTGCAGTGTGGAGCCTCGGGACAGTGGAACGACTCACAGCCGCAGTGTATTG CTGTAAGCTGCCCTACCCTCCAGCAGCCACAGGATGGCGCTATCAGCTGTGGAGAAGACTTCACCTATGGAAGCAGCTGTAACTTTAGCTGCTCTGAGGGTTATCTCCTCAAGGGGGCGATCACGCTGACCTGCACATCAGCTGCTGAGTGGAGTGAGGAGATACCACACTGTGAAG TGGTCTTATGCAGTGAGCTGTATGAACCTGGGAAAGGTTCCATGGCCTGCTCCCATCCCCTGGGCTCCTTCAGCTACCTGTCCACCTGTACCTTTACCTGTGAGGAGGGCTATGAGAGGCTGGCCTCCAGCTCTGCTACCCTGCAGTGTGGAGCCTCGGGACAGTGGAACGACTCACAGCCGCAGTGTATTG CTGTAAGCTGCCCTACCCTCCAGCAGCCACAAGATGGCGCTATCAGCTGTGGAGAAGACTTCACCTATGGAAGCAGCTGTAACTTTAGCTGCTCTGAGGGTTATCTCCTCAAGGGGGCGATCACGCTGACCTGCACATCAGCTGCTGAGTGGAGTGAGGAGATACCACACTGTGAAG CCGTCCAGTGCCCCTCTCCTGTGGTTCCTCTGGGGGGTCAGGTCAGCTGTGAGGCCCCATCACATCCCTGGGGCTCTGTCTGCAACTTCAGCTGTGATGAGGGTTACGATCACCAGGGGGCCCCAAACATGCAGTGTTTACGATCAGGGGAGTGGAGCGCTGAAACACCTACCTGCACAG CCACACCTGAGCCTCCATTGAACCCCACTATCCTAGGCCTGGCAGCAgggggcgctgtgtcattatCTGGCCTGTCTCTGGCTGCATGGCTCCTCAAACGAATCAGACAGAAAG CTAACAAGTTTGATCTGAACAGCACCTCAGACATTGAGGAACCTTTACAGACCTACAGGAACAGCATCGACAGCCTGATATAG
- the LOC118362139 gene encoding E-selectin-like isoform X4, whose amino-acid sequence MLWRFTCRRVSHFNLTMDFCSASQQTRSPSSWITLFLLYSIVTMCTRVEGWSYHHSNKTMNWDTARKWCTEHYTDMVAIQNRGEISHLNSILPRQTNYYWIGIRKVDDVWTWVGTNKTLTKEAENWADGEPNNGGNNEDCVEMYIKREKDTGKWNDESCMKKKTALCFTASCQSDSCYHGECVETINSHHCKCFEGFYGEQCEHVVECKMEGVTVPAKASVSCSHPNGYFSFDSTCQYSCEEGYRLSSSGPVRCTASESWSEQPPTCELVLCSELYEPGKGSMACSHPLGSFSYLSTCTFTCEEGYERLASSSATLQCGASGQWNDSQSQCIAVSCPTLQQPQDGAISCGEDFTYGSSCNFSCSEGYLLKGAITLTCTSAAEWSEEIPHCEVVSCSELYEPGKGSMACSHPLGSFSYLSTCTFTCEEGYERLASSSATLQCGASGQWNDSQSQCIAVSCPTLQQPQDGAISCGEDFTYGSSCNFSCSEGYLLKGAITLTCTSAAEWSEEIPHCEVVSCSELYEPGKGSMACSHPLGSFSYLSTCTFTCEEGYERLASSSATLQCGASGQWNDSQPQCIAVSCPTLQQPQDGAISCGEDFTYGSSCNFSCSEGYLLKGAITLTCTSAAEWSEEIPHCEAVQCPSPVVPLGGQVSCEAPSHPWGSVCNFSCDEGYDHQGAPNMQCLRSGEWSAETPTCTATPEPPLNPTILGLAAGGAVSLSGLSLAAWLLKRIRQKANKFDLNSTSDIEEPLQTYRNSIDSLI is encoded by the exons ATGCTTTGGAGATTTACCTGCAGAAGAGTATCACATTTTAATCTTACAATG GACTTCTGCTCTGCATCACAGCAAACCAGAAGCCCCAGCTCATGGATCACCCTCTTCCTCCTGTACTCAA TTGTCACCATGTGCACTAGAGTAGAGGGCTGGTCCTACCATCACTCCAACAAAACTATGAACTGGGACACTGCTAGAAAGTGGTGCACGGAGCACTACACTGACATGGTGGCCATCCAGAACCGTGGAGAGATCTCCCACCTTAACAGCATCCTGCCCAGGCAAACCAACTATTACTGGATAGGGATCCGTAAGGTGGACGACGTGTGGACCTGGGTGGGGACCAATAAGACCCTGACTAAAGAGGCAGAGAACTGGGCAGACGGGGAACCCAACAACGGGGGGAACAACGAGGACTGTGTGGAGATGTACATcaagagagagaaggacacaGGGAAGTGGAACGACGAGTCCTGTATGAAGAAGAAGACGGCTCTGTGCTTCACAGCCTCGTGTCAGAGCGACTCATGTTACCATGGAGAGTGTGTGGAGACCATCAACAGCCACCACTGTAAATGCTTTGAGGGCTTCTACGGAGAGCAGTGTGAACACG TTGTTGAATGTAAGATGGAGGGGGTCACTGTCCCTGCTAAAGCCAGTGTCAGTTGCTCTCACCCCAATGGGTATTTCTCCTTTGACTCGACGTGTCAGTATTCCTGTGAAGAGGGGTACCGGCTGAGCAGCTCCGGGCCTGTGAGATGCACAGCCTCAGAATCATGGTCAGAACAGCCTCCCACCTGTGAAT TGGTCTTATGCAGTGAGCTGTATGAACCTGGGAAGGGTTCCATGGCCTGCTCCCATCCCCTGGGCTCCTTCAGCTACCTGTCCACCTGTACCTTTACCTGTGAGGAGGGCTATGAGAGGCTGGCCTCCAGCTCTGCTACCCTGCAGTGTGGAGCCTCGGGACAGTGGAACGACTCACAGTCACAGTGTATTG CTGTAAGCTGCCCTACCCTCCAGCAGCCACAGGATGGCGCTATCAGCTGTGGAGAAGACTTCACCTATGGAAGCAGCTGTAACTTTAGCTGCTCTGAGGGTTATCTCCTCAAGGGGGCGATCACGCTGACCTGCACATCAGCTGCTGAGTGGAGTGAGGAGATACCACACTGTGAAG TGGTCTCATGCAGTGAGCTGTATGAACCTGGGAAAGGTTCCATGGCCTGCTCCCATCCCCTGGGCTCCTTCAGCTACCTGTCCACCTGTACCTTTACCTGTGAGGAGGGCTATGAGAGGCTGGCCTCCAGCTCTGCTACCCTGCAGTGTGGTGCCTCGGGACAGTGGAACGACTCACAGTCACAGTGTATTG CTGTAAGCTGCCCTACCCTCCAGCAGCCACAAGATGGCGCTATCAGCTGTGGAGAAGACTTCACCTATGGAAGCAGCTGTAACTTTAGCTGCTCTGAGGGTTATCTCCTCAAGGGGGCGATCACGCTGACCTGCACATCAGCTGCTGAGTGGAGTGAGGAGATACCACACTGTGAAG TGGTCTCATGCAGTGAGCTGTATGAACCTGGGAAGGGTTCCATGGCCTGCTCCCATCCCCTGGGCTCCTTCAGCTACCTGTCCACCTGTACCTTTACCTGTGAGGAGGGCTATGAGAGGCTGGCCTCCAGCTCTGCTACCCTGCAGTGTGGAGCCTCGGGACAGTGGAACGACTCACAGCCGCAGTGTATTG CTGTAAGCTGCCCTACCCTCCAGCAGCCACAGGATGGCGCTATCAGCTGTGGAGAAGACTTCACCTATGGAAGCAGCTGTAACTTTAGCTGCTCTGAGGGTTATCTCCTCAAGGGGGCGATCACGCTGACCTGCACATCAGCTGCTGAGTGGAGTGAGGAGATACCACACTGTGAAG CCGTCCAGTGCCCCTCTCCTGTGGTTCCTCTGGGGGGTCAGGTCAGCTGTGAGGCCCCATCACATCCCTGGGGCTCTGTCTGCAACTTCAGCTGTGATGAGGGTTACGATCACCAGGGGGCCCCAAACATGCAGTGTTTACGATCAGGGGAGTGGAGCGCTGAAACACCTACCTGCACAG CCACACCTGAGCCTCCATTGAACCCCACTATCCTAGGCCTGGCAGCAgggggcgctgtgtcattatCTGGCCTGTCTCTGGCTGCATGGCTCCTCAAACGAATCAGACAGAAAG CTAACAAGTTTGATCTGAACAGCACCTCAGACATTGAGGAACCTTTACAGACCTACAGGAACAGCATCGACAGCCTGATATAG
- the LOC118362139 gene encoding E-selectin-like isoform X1, whose translation MLWRFTCRRVSHFNLTMDFCSASQQTRSPSSWITLFLLYSIVTMCTRVEGWSYHHSNKTMNWDTARKWCTEHYTDMVAIQNRGEISHLNSILPRQTNYYWIGIRKVDDVWTWVGTNKTLTKEAENWADGEPNNGGNNEDCVEMYIKREKDTGKWNDESCMKKKTALCFTASCQSDSCYHGECVETINSHHCKCFEGFYGEQCEHVVECKMEGVTVPAKASVSCSHPNGYFSFDSTCQYSCEEGYRLSSSGPVRCTASESWSEQPPTCELVLCSELYEPGKGSMACSHPLGSFSYLSTCTFTCEEGYERLASSSATLQCGASGQWNDSQSQCIAVSCPTLQQPQDGAISCGEDFTYGSSCNFSCSEGYLLKGAITLTCTSAAEWSEEIPHCEVVSCSELYEPGKGSMACSHPLGSFSYLSTCTFTCEEGYERLASSSATLQCGASGQWNDSQSQCIAVSCPTLQQPQDGAISCGEDFTYGSSCNFSCSEGYLLKGAITLTCTSAAEWSEEIPHCEVVSCSELYEPGKGSMACSHPLGSFSYLSTCTFTCEEGYERLASSSATLQCGASGQWNDSQPQCIAVSCPTLQQPQDGAISCGEDFTYGSSCNFSCSEGYLLKGAITLTCTSAAEWSEEIPHCEVVLCSELYEPGKGSMACSHPLGSFSYLSTCTFTCEEGYERLASSSATLQCGASGQWNDSQPQCIAVSCPTLQQPQDGAISCGEDFTYGSSCNFSCSEGYLLKGAITLTCTSAAEWSEEIPHCEAVQCPSPVVPLGGQVSCEAPSHPWGSVCNFSCDEGYDHQGAPNMQCLRSGEWSAETPTCTATPEPPLNPTILGLAAGGAVSLSGLSLAAWLLKRIRQKANKFDLNSTSDIEEPLQTYRNSIDSLI comes from the exons ATGCTTTGGAGATTTACCTGCAGAAGAGTATCACATTTTAATCTTACAATG GACTTCTGCTCTGCATCACAGCAAACCAGAAGCCCCAGCTCATGGATCACCCTCTTCCTCCTGTACTCAA TTGTCACCATGTGCACTAGAGTAGAGGGCTGGTCCTACCATCACTCCAACAAAACTATGAACTGGGACACTGCTAGAAAGTGGTGCACGGAGCACTACACTGACATGGTGGCCATCCAGAACCGTGGAGAGATCTCCCACCTTAACAGCATCCTGCCCAGGCAAACCAACTATTACTGGATAGGGATCCGTAAGGTGGACGACGTGTGGACCTGGGTGGGGACCAATAAGACCCTGACTAAAGAGGCAGAGAACTGGGCAGACGGGGAACCCAACAACGGGGGGAACAACGAGGACTGTGTGGAGATGTACATcaagagagagaaggacacaGGGAAGTGGAACGACGAGTCCTGTATGAAGAAGAAGACGGCTCTGTGCTTCACAGCCTCGTGTCAGAGCGACTCATGTTACCATGGAGAGTGTGTGGAGACCATCAACAGCCACCACTGTAAATGCTTTGAGGGCTTCTACGGAGAGCAGTGTGAACACG TTGTTGAATGTAAGATGGAGGGGGTCACTGTCCCTGCTAAAGCCAGTGTCAGTTGCTCTCACCCCAATGGGTATTTCTCCTTTGACTCGACGTGTCAGTATTCCTGTGAAGAGGGGTACCGGCTGAGCAGCTCCGGGCCTGTGAGATGCACAGCCTCAGAATCATGGTCAGAACAGCCTCCCACCTGTGAAT TGGTCTTATGCAGTGAGCTGTATGAACCTGGGAAGGGTTCCATGGCCTGCTCCCATCCCCTGGGCTCCTTCAGCTACCTGTCCACCTGTACCTTTACCTGTGAGGAGGGCTATGAGAGGCTGGCCTCCAGCTCTGCTACCCTGCAGTGTGGAGCCTCGGGACAGTGGAACGACTCACAGTCACAGTGTATTG CTGTAAGCTGCCCTACCCTCCAGCAGCCACAGGATGGCGCTATCAGCTGTGGAGAAGACTTCACCTATGGAAGCAGCTGTAACTTTAGCTGCTCTGAGGGTTATCTCCTCAAGGGGGCGATCACGCTGACCTGCACATCAGCTGCTGAGTGGAGTGAGGAGATACCACACTGTGAAG TGGTCTCATGCAGTGAGCTGTATGAACCTGGGAAAGGTTCCATGGCCTGCTCCCATCCCCTGGGCTCCTTCAGCTACCTGTCCACCTGTACCTTTACCTGTGAGGAGGGCTATGAGAGGCTGGCCTCCAGCTCTGCTACCCTGCAGTGTGGTGCCTCGGGACAGTGGAACGACTCACAGTCACAGTGTATTG CTGTAAGCTGCCCTACCCTCCAGCAGCCACAAGATGGCGCTATCAGCTGTGGAGAAGACTTCACCTATGGAAGCAGCTGTAACTTTAGCTGCTCTGAGGGTTATCTCCTCAAGGGGGCGATCACGCTGACCTGCACATCAGCTGCTGAGTGGAGTGAGGAGATACCACACTGTGAAG TGGTCTCATGCAGTGAGCTGTATGAACCTGGGAAGGGTTCCATGGCCTGCTCCCATCCCCTGGGCTCCTTCAGCTACCTGTCCACCTGTACCTTTACCTGTGAGGAGGGCTATGAGAGGCTGGCCTCCAGCTCTGCTACCCTGCAGTGTGGAGCCTCGGGACAGTGGAACGACTCACAGCCGCAGTGTATTG CTGTAAGCTGCCCTACCCTCCAGCAGCCACAGGATGGCGCTATCAGCTGTGGAGAAGACTTCACCTATGGAAGCAGCTGTAACTTTAGCTGCTCTGAGGGTTATCTCCTCAAGGGGGCGATCACGCTGACCTGCACATCAGCTGCTGAGTGGAGTGAGGAGATACCACACTGTGAAG TGGTCTTATGCAGTGAGCTGTATGAACCTGGGAAAGGTTCCATGGCCTGCTCCCATCCCCTGGGCTCCTTCAGCTACCTGTCCACCTGTACCTTTACCTGTGAGGAGGGCTATGAGAGGCTGGCCTCCAGCTCTGCTACCCTGCAGTGTGGAGCCTCGGGACAGTGGAACGACTCACAGCCGCAGTGTATTG CTGTAAGCTGCCCTACCCTCCAGCAGCCACAAGATGGCGCTATCAGCTGTGGAGAAGACTTCACCTATGGAAGCAGCTGTAACTTTAGCTGCTCTGAGGGTTATCTCCTCAAGGGGGCGATCACGCTGACCTGCACATCAGCTGCTGAGTGGAGTGAGGAGATACCACACTGTGAAG CCGTCCAGTGCCCCTCTCCTGTGGTTCCTCTGGGGGGTCAGGTCAGCTGTGAGGCCCCATCACATCCCTGGGGCTCTGTCTGCAACTTCAGCTGTGATGAGGGTTACGATCACCAGGGGGCCCCAAACATGCAGTGTTTACGATCAGGGGAGTGGAGCGCTGAAACACCTACCTGCACAG CCACACCTGAGCCTCCATTGAACCCCACTATCCTAGGCCTGGCAGCAgggggcgctgtgtcattatCTGGCCTGTCTCTGGCTGCATGGCTCCTCAAACGAATCAGACAGAAAG CTAACAAGTTTGATCTGAACAGCACCTCAGACATTGAGGAACCTTTACAGACCTACAGGAACAGCATCGACAGCCTGATATAG
- the LOC118362139 gene encoding E-selectin-like isoform X2, with amino-acid sequence MLWRFTCRRVSHFNLTMDFCSASQQTRSPSSWITLFLLYSIVTMCTRVEGWSYHHSNKTMNWDTARKWCTEHYTDMVAIQNRGEISHLNSILPRQTNYYWIGIRKVDDVWTWVGTNKTLTKEAENWADGEPNNGGNNEDCVEMYIKREKDTGKWNDESCMKKKTALCFTASCQSDSCYHGECVETINSHHCKCFEGFYGEQCEHVVECKMEGVTVPAKASVSCSHPNGYFSFDSTCQYSCEEGYRLSSSGPVRCTASESWSEQPPTCELVLCSELYEPGKGSMACSHPLGSFSYLSTCTFTCEEGYERLASSSATLQCGASGQWNDSQSQCIAVSCPTLQQPQDGAISCGEDFTYGSSCNFSCSEGYLLKGAITLTCTSAAEWSEEIPHCEVVSCSELYEPGKGSMACSHPLGSFSYLSTCTFTCEEGYERLASSSATLQCGASGQWNDSQPQCIAVSCPTLQQPQDGAISCGEDFTYGSSCNFSCSEGYLLKGAITLTCTSAAEWSEEIPHCEVVLCSELYEPGKGSMACSHPLGSFSYLSTCTFTCEEGYERLASSSATLQCGASGQWNDSQPQCIAVSCPTLQQPQDGAISCGEDFTYGSSCNFSCSEGYLLKGAITLTCTSAAEWSEEIPHCEAVQCPSPVVPLGGQVSCEAPSHPWGSVCNFSCDEGYDHQGAPNMQCLRSGEWSAETPTCTATPEPPLNPTILGLAAGGAVSLSGLSLAAWLLKRIRQKANKFDLNSTSDIEEPLQTYRNSIDSLI; translated from the exons ATGCTTTGGAGATTTACCTGCAGAAGAGTATCACATTTTAATCTTACAATG GACTTCTGCTCTGCATCACAGCAAACCAGAAGCCCCAGCTCATGGATCACCCTCTTCCTCCTGTACTCAA TTGTCACCATGTGCACTAGAGTAGAGGGCTGGTCCTACCATCACTCCAACAAAACTATGAACTGGGACACTGCTAGAAAGTGGTGCACGGAGCACTACACTGACATGGTGGCCATCCAGAACCGTGGAGAGATCTCCCACCTTAACAGCATCCTGCCCAGGCAAACCAACTATTACTGGATAGGGATCCGTAAGGTGGACGACGTGTGGACCTGGGTGGGGACCAATAAGACCCTGACTAAAGAGGCAGAGAACTGGGCAGACGGGGAACCCAACAACGGGGGGAACAACGAGGACTGTGTGGAGATGTACATcaagagagagaaggacacaGGGAAGTGGAACGACGAGTCCTGTATGAAGAAGAAGACGGCTCTGTGCTTCACAGCCTCGTGTCAGAGCGACTCATGTTACCATGGAGAGTGTGTGGAGACCATCAACAGCCACCACTGTAAATGCTTTGAGGGCTTCTACGGAGAGCAGTGTGAACACG TTGTTGAATGTAAGATGGAGGGGGTCACTGTCCCTGCTAAAGCCAGTGTCAGTTGCTCTCACCCCAATGGGTATTTCTCCTTTGACTCGACGTGTCAGTATTCCTGTGAAGAGGGGTACCGGCTGAGCAGCTCCGGGCCTGTGAGATGCACAGCCTCAGAATCATGGTCAGAACAGCCTCCCACCTGTGAAT TGGTCTTATGCAGTGAGCTGTATGAACCTGGGAAGGGTTCCATGGCCTGCTCCCATCCCCTGGGCTCCTTCAGCTACCTGTCCACCTGTACCTTTACCTGTGAGGAGGGCTATGAGAGGCTGGCCTCCAGCTCTGCTACCCTGCAGTGTGGAGCCTCGGGACAGTGGAACGACTCACAGTCACAGTGTATTG CTGTAAGCTGCCCTACCCTCCAGCAGCCACAGGATGGCGCTATCAGCTGTGGAGAAGACTTCACCTATGGAAGCAGCTGTAACTTTAGCTGCTCTGAGGGTTATCTCCTCAAGGGGGCGATCACGCTGACCTGCACATCAGCTGCTGAGTGGAGTGAGGAGATACCACACTGTGAAG TGGTCTCATGCAGTGAGCTGTATGAACCTGGGAAGGGTTCCATGGCCTGCTCCCATCCCCTGGGCTCCTTCAGCTACCTGTCCACCTGTACCTTTACCTGTGAGGAGGGCTATGAGAGGCTGGCCTCCAGCTCTGCTACCCTGCAGTGTGGAGCCTCGGGACAGTGGAACGACTCACAGCCGCAGTGTATTG CTGTAAGCTGCCCTACCCTCCAGCAGCCACAGGATGGCGCTATCAGCTGTGGAGAAGACTTCACCTATGGAAGCAGCTGTAACTTTAGCTGCTCTGAGGGTTATCTCCTCAAGGGGGCGATCACGCTGACCTGCACATCAGCTGCTGAGTGGAGTGAGGAGATACCACACTGTGAAG TGGTCTTATGCAGTGAGCTGTATGAACCTGGGAAAGGTTCCATGGCCTGCTCCCATCCCCTGGGCTCCTTCAGCTACCTGTCCACCTGTACCTTTACCTGTGAGGAGGGCTATGAGAGGCTGGCCTCCAGCTCTGCTACCCTGCAGTGTGGAGCCTCGGGACAGTGGAACGACTCACAGCCGCAGTGTATTG CTGTAAGCTGCCCTACCCTCCAGCAGCCACAAGATGGCGCTATCAGCTGTGGAGAAGACTTCACCTATGGAAGCAGCTGTAACTTTAGCTGCTCTGAGGGTTATCTCCTCAAGGGGGCGATCACGCTGACCTGCACATCAGCTGCTGAGTGGAGTGAGGAGATACCACACTGTGAAG CCGTCCAGTGCCCCTCTCCTGTGGTTCCTCTGGGGGGTCAGGTCAGCTGTGAGGCCCCATCACATCCCTGGGGCTCTGTCTGCAACTTCAGCTGTGATGAGGGTTACGATCACCAGGGGGCCCCAAACATGCAGTGTTTACGATCAGGGGAGTGGAGCGCTGAAACACCTACCTGCACAG CCACACCTGAGCCTCCATTGAACCCCACTATCCTAGGCCTGGCAGCAgggggcgctgtgtcattatCTGGCCTGTCTCTGGCTGCATGGCTCCTCAAACGAATCAGACAGAAAG CTAACAAGTTTGATCTGAACAGCACCTCAGACATTGAGGAACCTTTACAGACCTACAGGAACAGCATCGACAGCCTGATATAG